A section of the Flavobacteriales bacterium genome encodes:
- a CDS encoding autotransporter outer membrane beta-barrel domain-containing protein produces the protein MKKLLLIAALVPLAGAATAQFQVNPQLGLTYQHLTDDDPNVEFRGTVGWQVGTDFRIGNRAYVQPGVFFGRNVTAVKTSLNDSVVAEGDIIRTNLRFKLLGGYRIVDSYQFDLRFFAGPTYDVLLSVDDRDDDIGWNKGDFNSGSFNVDAGLGFDMGLFTLEPSVSFGLSRVFSDNIRVKDIGSRYLTYGLTVGLNFGDDDKND, from the coding sequence ATGAAAAAGCTCCTGCTCATCGCCGCCCTCGTGCCCCTGGCCGGCGCGGCCACCGCCCAGTTCCAAGTGAACCCGCAGCTGGGCCTCACCTATCAACACCTCACCGACGACGACCCGAACGTGGAGTTCCGCGGCACGGTCGGCTGGCAGGTCGGCACCGACTTCCGCATCGGCAACCGCGCCTACGTGCAGCCCGGCGTGTTCTTCGGCCGCAACGTCACGGCCGTCAAGACCAGCCTGAACGACTCGGTGGTGGCCGAGGGCGACATCATCCGCACCAACCTGCGCTTCAAGCTGCTCGGTGGCTACCGCATCGTGGACAGCTACCAGTTCGACCTGCGCTTCTTCGCCGGCCCCACCTACGATGTGCTCCTGAGCGTGGATGACCGCGACGACGATATCGGCTGGAACAAGGGCGACTTCAACAGCGGTTCCTTCAACGTGGATGCGGGCCTGGGCTTCGACATGGGGCTCTTCACCCTGGAGCCCAGCGTGAGCTTCGGCCTGAGCCGGGTGTTCAGCGACAACATCCGCGTGAAGGACATCGGCTCGCGCTACCTCACCTACGGGTTGACGGTGGGCCTGAACTTCGGCGACGACGACAAGAACGACTGA
- a CDS encoding heme-binding protein translates to MKWTLFITAATIVLFLVAQLVSLWAVRRVEQVPYQVVERLRDAEVRSYPAHWAAGHSTRNARLGEAGTMGFRRLARYIFGGNDLEERIAMTAPVTLEQGDGGYTVFFGMPGGRTDHDLPVPDDPTVLVVERPSVRMACVRFGGRATDAQIAAELERLHRALAGSPWRMVGRPVVMGYDPPWQLLGRRNEVGIAVERADGQG, encoded by the coding sequence ATGAAGTGGACGCTGTTCATCACGGCCGCGACGATCGTGCTCTTCCTGGTGGCGCAGCTCGTGAGCCTGTGGGCCGTGCGCCGGGTGGAGCAGGTGCCCTACCAGGTCGTGGAACGCCTGCGCGATGCGGAGGTACGCTCCTACCCGGCGCATTGGGCCGCGGGGCATAGCACCCGGAACGCCCGCCTCGGCGAGGCCGGCACGATGGGCTTCCGACGGCTGGCGCGCTACATCTTCGGCGGTAACGACCTGGAGGAGCGCATCGCCATGACGGCCCCGGTGACCCTGGAGCAGGGCGATGGCGGCTACACGGTGTTCTTCGGCATGCCGGGCGGTCGCACGGACCATGATCTGCCCGTGCCGGACGACCCCACGGTGCTGGTGGTGGAGCGCCCTTCGGTGCGGATGGCCTGCGTGCGCTTCGGCGGACGCGCCACGGATGCACAGATCGCGGCGGAGCTGGAGCGGCTGCATCGCGCATTGGCGGGTTCGCCCTGGCGGATGGTGGGGCGCCCGGTGGTGATGGGCTATGATCCGCCGTGGCAGCTGCTGGGGCGCCGCAACGAGGTGGGCATCGCCGTGGAACGCGCTGACGGCCAGGGATGA
- a CDS encoding NAD(P)/FAD-dependent oxidoreductase yields MARAEDRTVVVIGGGAAGHMAAIAASSQGARVLVLEGSDKLLAKVRISGGGRCNVTHACVEPARLARHYPRGGPFVRKVFEAFGQPDTVAWFAAHGVRLHTEGDGRMFPSTNDSRTVIDALTEAARRAGVVTRLQHPVRALEPAGDGWRVSGPFGSVDASAVVVATGGSPKAEGLAWLQHLGHRIVPPVPSLFTFNIPDPALRALMGVSADPVRVRLAGLGLEATGPVLITHWGLSGPAVLRLSAFGARVLHERGYRYTVLVDWTGGVGEAAVVKTLEHAIADHPRKRVANTPLFGLATRLWTSLCLAAELPEAKPWDELGRRGRDKLMAVLTNQIFPAQGKTTFKEEFVTAGGIDLAQVDPRTLESRVAPGLFFAGEVLDIDGITGGFNFQSAWSTGHVAGVHAAHRAR; encoded by the coding sequence ATGGCCAGGGCGGAGGATCGGACCGTGGTGGTGATCGGCGGCGGCGCGGCCGGCCACATGGCCGCCATCGCCGCATCCTCCCAGGGGGCGCGCGTGCTGGTGCTCGAGGGCAGTGACAAGCTGCTGGCCAAGGTGCGCATCAGCGGAGGCGGTCGCTGCAACGTGACGCACGCCTGCGTGGAACCGGCGCGGTTGGCGCGGCATTACCCGCGCGGAGGACCGTTCGTGCGCAAGGTGTTCGAGGCCTTCGGCCAGCCGGACACGGTGGCCTGGTTCGCCGCCCATGGCGTGCGGCTGCATACCGAGGGCGACGGACGCATGTTCCCCAGCACCAATGATTCGCGCACCGTGATCGATGCCCTGACCGAGGCCGCCCGACGTGCCGGTGTGGTCACCCGCCTGCAGCATCCGGTGCGCGCCCTTGAGCCTGCGGGCGACGGATGGCGGGTCAGCGGTCCCTTCGGCAGCGTGGACGCTTCGGCCGTGGTGGTGGCCACCGGAGGAAGCCCCAAGGCCGAGGGCCTGGCCTGGCTTCAGCACCTGGGGCACCGCATCGTGCCGCCCGTGCCTTCGCTCTTCACCTTCAACATCCCCGACCCGGCTCTGCGCGCCTTGATGGGCGTCTCCGCCGACCCCGTGCGGGTCCGCCTCGCGGGCCTGGGCCTGGAGGCCACCGGGCCGGTGCTCATCACCCATTGGGGCCTCAGCGGTCCGGCGGTGCTTCGCCTCAGCGCGTTCGGTGCGCGGGTGCTGCACGAGCGCGGGTACCGCTACACGGTGCTCGTGGACTGGACGGGAGGCGTGGGGGAGGCCGCCGTGGTGAAGACCCTCGAGCACGCCATCGCCGACCATCCGCGCAAGCGCGTGGCCAACACGCCGTTGTTCGGGCTGGCCACCCGCCTGTGGACGTCCCTGTGCCTGGCCGCGGAACTGCCGGAGGCCAAGCCCTGGGACGAGCTGGGGCGCCGCGGCCGCGACAAGCTCATGGCCGTGCTCACCAACCAGATCTTTCCGGCCCAAGGCAAGACCACCTTCAAGGAGGAGTTCGTCACCGCCGGCGGCATCGACCTGGCCCAGGTGGACCCGCGCACCCTGGAAAGCCGCGTGGCGCCGGGGCTCTTCTTCGCCGGCGAAGTGCTCGACATCGACGGCATCACCGGCGGCTTTAACTTTCAATCGGCGTGGAGCACGGGGCACGTCGCCGGTGTGCATGCCGCGCACCGGGCCCGTTGA
- a CDS encoding tetratricopeptide repeat protein produces the protein MMRTHRTAAIVTSIALAFTTVVNAQSTYRMDAAQLLQQGDIELRLGNSERALQHYTNAIQTDPGYGDAYMKRASLYQRLGMYTGALQDMDRALELNPYSEHILDRRARLKVLMTDYKGAEEDRDRAVSLAPYDSLMLEHRADEQLLMQEPLKAIRSLSVMLGRTPNDPWLHLKKALAHLQAEQPVQALDEAAVALTLDSTLAIAHDLRGLAYERLGRTEEAFAAYDHAVRLDPGFAMAWFNRGRAHRAAGRAEAAKADLDTALVLASDLPQLWFERALARKELGDMEGALQDQSRVIGLSPGTMEALFNRSFARKQLGDHVGALYDAERAIALRPDDPDAWDLKGSIHLLLGEHSEAIAHYDRAIQLDPEAAQPHYNKGIALVMAYQIYEGCRELQRSQELGAAKAAEAIRYFCNY, from the coding sequence ATGATGAGGACGCACCGCACGGCAGCCATCGTGACCAGCATCGCCCTGGCCTTCACCACTGTGGTGAACGCGCAGAGCACCTACCGCATGGACGCCGCGCAGCTGCTGCAGCAGGGCGACATCGAGCTGCGCCTGGGCAACAGCGAGCGGGCGCTGCAGCACTACACCAACGCCATCCAGACCGACCCGGGCTATGGCGATGCGTACATGAAGCGGGCGAGCCTCTACCAGCGGCTGGGCATGTACACCGGGGCCTTGCAGGATATGGACAGGGCGCTGGAGCTGAACCCGTACTCGGAGCACATCCTGGACCGGCGGGCGCGGCTGAAGGTGCTGATGACGGACTACAAGGGAGCGGAGGAGGACCGCGACCGGGCGGTGTCCCTGGCGCCGTACGACTCGTTGATGTTGGAGCACCGGGCCGATGAACAGCTGCTGATGCAGGAACCGCTGAAGGCCATCCGCAGCCTGTCCGTGATGCTGGGGCGCACCCCGAACGACCCCTGGCTGCACCTCAAGAAAGCACTGGCCCACCTGCAGGCCGAACAACCGGTGCAGGCGCTGGATGAAGCGGCCGTGGCCCTCACGCTGGACAGCACGCTGGCCATCGCGCACGACCTGCGGGGGCTGGCCTATGAGCGTCTGGGCCGCACCGAGGAGGCCTTCGCGGCTTACGACCATGCGGTGCGCCTGGACCCGGGCTTCGCCATGGCCTGGTTCAACCGGGGCCGCGCCCACCGCGCCGCAGGTCGCGCCGAGGCCGCCAAGGCCGACCTGGACACCGCGCTCGTTTTGGCCTCGGATCTGCCCCAGCTGTGGTTCGAGCGCGCCCTCGCCCGCAAGGAACTGGGCGACATGGAAGGCGCCTTGCAGGACCAGAGCCGCGTGATCGGCCTGTCCCCCGGCACCATGGAGGCCCTGTTCAACCGCAGCTTCGCCCGCAAGCAGCTCGGCGACCACGTGGGTGCGTTGTATGACGCGGAGCGCGCCATCGCCCTGCGGCCCGACGACCCCGACGCGTGGGACCTCAAGGGCAGCATCCACCTGCTGCTGGGCGAGCACAGCGAGGCCATCGCCCACTACGACCGCGCCATCCAGCTCGACCCCGAAGCCGCGCAGCCGCATTACAACAAGGGCATCGCCCTGGTGATGGCCTACCAGATCTACGAGGGCTGTCGGGAACTGCAGCGCAGCCAGGAGCTCGGCGCGGCCAAGGCGGCCGAGGCCATCCGCTATTTCTGCAACTACTGA